From the genome of Anaerolineae bacterium:
GGGACTGTTGGAGCGCCTGGGCATCGGTATTGATGGCGACGAACTCGACGCCGTGGATGCCCTCCTCAATCATGCGGTTGACAGCGTTGCATCCGCCTCCACCTACGCCCAGCACCTTGATGCGGGCAAAATGCTCCAGGTGCCGGCCTGCCTGAGTCAAATCATCTCTCGGTTTCATGTCGCCCCCCATTGTGCTGCGTATTTTGCATCATGTTTTGTGCTGTACGACGTCCCACCATCCACCGTTGGGAAAACTGGCCTCAGCCTAGCTGGGCAAAATCCTGCTCACCCACTCTCTCAACCATCCCCTCCACGTGCCCTCATCTCCCGGCCTTCTCCTCCCATCCACATGCGCTCCATACCGGTTCGCCCACTGCAGTAACCCCACTCCACACGCATAGGCCGGGTTCGTCACTACATCCATCAAGCCGCGCACCCCGCGCGGGGTCCCCACCCTGACCGGCATATGTAACACTCGACGGGCCACCGCCCGAATTCCCCCCAACTGCGCCGTGCCGCCGCACAGCACTACGCCCGCCGGCAAAAGGCCGGCATAGCCCGAACGCGTGATCTCCTCCCCCACACGGGTGAAGATCTGCTCCACCCGGTCGCCGATAATCTCCGCCAGCAGTTTGCGGGGAATACTGCGCCGCGGTTGGTCGCCGAAGCCCTCAATCTCCACCATCTCGCCTTCCATCACGTCAGACGGGTCGGCATAGCCACAGCGCAGTTTGAGCTCCTCGGCCGCCGGCGCCGGCATCTGCAAACAAATCACCAGGTCACGCGTGATGAGCTGACCGCCGATGCCGATCACCGCGCTGTGCCATACGCTCCCCTCCAGGAAGATAGCCACATCGGTCGTGCCGCCGCCAATATCCACTACCACCACACCGCTCTCGCGCTCTTCGGGGGTGAGGATGGCCTCGCCGGCCGCCAGCGCCTGGAAGATGACCCCCTCCACCTGCACGCCGGCCGCCCGCACACACTTCATCAGGTTCGCCATGGCGCTGGCCGGCGCCGTCACCAGGTGCGCCTCCACCTCCAACCGATGCCCGAACATCCCGATGGGATTGCGGATGCCGTCCTGCCCATCCACCGTGAAACTGCGCGGCACCGAATGCACCAGCTCATGCGAGGCCGAAAGGGCGATCCCCAGCGCGGCTTCCATCGCCCGGTCCACATCATCCTTGCCGATGCCGCGCGCGGAGCGGGAAACGATGGTGGAACCGCGGCTGTTGACACTGGCGATCTGCACCCCGGAAAGGCTCACCACCGCCTGCTCGATCTTGACCCCGCTCATGCGCTCTGCCTCAGCCAGCGAGGCCTGGATGGCCTGCGAGGCTTCCTCGACGTTCACCACGGAGCCTTTCTGCATGCCCCGCGCCGGCACGGTGCCCATGCCCACGACGCGCAGCTCTTCACCCGACAGCGCCTCCGCCACCAGCGTGCACACCTTTGTGGTTCCCACGTCGATTGCAAAGAGCATGCGTTCCAACGGCCCTTCTCCCGTGCGATCTGATGCAAAACAGCGTTAAATATTCCCATTTCGTCTCTATTTTATACAATTATACCGATATCAGCCAGCTACCGCCAGTATGCGCGCGATTCGTACCGCAGATCCAGCACCCGCGCCGAAATCCCTTCCCTGGACAGCTTATCCAGCAGGGCCTGCAGTGCGGCCGCGACCACTTCCATATCGCGCTCGGGGCGCGTAAGCACGCGGTACCCCTGCGGGATATCGAAGAACAGCCCGTCGGTGGAGCTGTAGCCCACAATCCGCACCCCAGGTATCAGCTCGGCCAGCCGGCCAGCCGCCTCCACCACGCGCGCTTCCACCCGGTCGCCGGCGGCGCGCACTGGCCCGTCCTGCTCCACGATGATCAGCGGGTTCTCCAGTTCCCCCAACCGGGGAAACAATACCCCCTCCTGATCCACCCAGTACTGCACCTCGTGATTCTGCCAGATGGCCGCCGGCGTCCGCTCCGTCACCAGCACCCGCACCCGCGCCGGCAGGTCACAGCTCACCTCGGCGCGCGCAATCTGCGGCAGGGACTCCAGCCGGCGGGCGATGGCCACCGGGTCCGCGTAGAAAATGCTCAGCCCCTCCAGGCCGGCCGCCTGCAGAAGGTCCTGTCCCCGCACCCAGCGCGCCCCCTCCACCTCCACATCCCAGACATAAAAGTCCGCGCTGATGAACATGTATGCCAGCAGGCCGGCCGCCGCCAACAGCAGGACCCAGGCGCAGGCCTTCGGCAGGAGGAACCGCCAACGCGCCCTGGTAAGCCGGTGTACCCGCAGACGCCCGGTGCCGGCCGCGGTGGTGCTGTAGTTCCGCATGGCCCCGCGCGCCTGCGAGCGCGAGGAGCGGCGCGCGCCGGCACGCGGCCGGCGGCCGGCGTTCGCGGCCGCTGTCCTTGTCCTGTGCCCGGTCCCTCGCGCGGCGGTCATCCCCTAAACTCACTCCTCCAGCTCGGGCGCATAGCGCGTCAGCGAGCGGTTCTTATCGGCATGGCGCTCCAGCGCCAGGTCAATCAGCCGGTCAATCAGCTCTGTATACGAAATGCCCGATGCCTCCCACAGTTTGGGATACATCGAGATGGAGGTGAATCCCGGGATGGTGTTCACCTCATTCACATACGGCTCGTTCGTCTCCCGGTCCAGCAGGAAATCGACACGCGCCATGCCGGCGCAGTCAATGGCGGTGTACGCCCGAACAGCCAGCTCGCGGATGCGCTCCGCCAGCGTATCCGACAACGGCGCCGGAATCAGCAGTTCGGAGCGCCCCTCGACGTATTTCGCCCGATAATCGTAGAACTCCCGGCAGGGCACGATTTCGCCGGGCACCGAGGCGATAGGGGCATCATTCCCCAGCACCGAGACCTCGATCTCGCGGGCCGGCACTGCCTTCTCCACGACAATCTTGCGGTCATAGGCCGCCGCCACCCGCAGGGCTTTTTCCAGCTCCGCCCGATGATGGGCCTTGGTGATGCCCACGCTGGAACCCAGGCAGGCCGGCTTGACGAAACAATCGTAGCCGATGACACGTTCGATCTCCGCCGCCACGCCGGCCGGATCCGCTTCCCAGGCCCGCCGCTTGACCACCATATACGGCGCGACAGGAAGACCGTGCGCCCGAAACACCGCCTTGGCCACCGCCTTGTCCATCGCCACCGCCGAGGCCAGCACGCCGGCGCCCACGTACGGCAGGTTCGCCAGCTCCAGCAGTCCCTGGATCGTCCCATCCTCGCCGTACGGGCCGTGCAGCACCGGGAACACCACATCCAGCGGCAGGCTCTGCAGGACGCACTCCCTCTCTCCCGCCGGCGCCAGCTCCAGCAGGGCCTGGCGGGAGGGATCCGCCAGCAGAGCCGCCGGCCGCTCGCGCTCCGCCTGTCCGCCGTTCAGCAGGGCCAGCGCGCTCTCCCCCATCACCCAGCGGCCATCCTGCGTGATGCCAATGGGGACAATCTCATATCGCCCCGGGTTCATAGCGCCTATCACGGAACGCGCCGAAATCAGGCTGATCTCATGCTCCCCCGAGCGCCCCCCGAAGATCACGCCCACGCGCAGTTTCGCTCGCCGCTCCGCCATCCGTTCGGTCACTCCATTCATGCGAACTCACCCACCAGTTCGATTTCCAGCTCCAGCTCCACGCCGTGCGTCCTCCGCACGCTCTCGCGCACCAGCTCGATCAGCCGCAGGATATCCTGGGCGGTCGCGCCGGCATCATTCACGATGAAATTGGCATGGCGCTCGGAAATATGCGCTCCCCCGATGCGCCGGCCCTTCAGCCCAGCCTCCTCAATCAGCTTGCCGGCATATCCGCCGGCGGGATTGCAGAAGACCGAACCAGCGCTTGGGCCGGCCGGCTGACGGGAACGCCGCAGTGACGCCAGCTCCGCATGCCGCGCCCGCAGTTCCGCCGGCTCCCGGCGTTCCACCTGCATTCGAAGCCCCAGCACAATGATATCCCGCCGGCCGCGCAGCCGGCTGGAGCGGTAGCCAAAGCCGCACTCCTCCCGCAACCATGCGCCGAGCCGGCCGGCAGGGTCCATCCACTCCACCTCAATAACCCGGTCGGCCAGGCACTCTCCAAAGGCACCGGCGTTCTGCACCACGGCGCCGCCGATCGTCCCCGGGATATCCGCCGCCCAGGTCAGCCCGTCCCAGCCCAACTCGATAAGCCGGCGGGCCGCCGCCGGCAGGGCGGCGCCGCTCTCCAGGTACAGCACCGCCTCCTGCATATCCGCCGGCGCCTTTTCCAGCGGGAAGCGCTGGCCGGCAACCTCGATGCTTATCGCGCAGGCGCGATTGTGCACCACCAACCCACGGATGCCCCCATCCCCGACCAGGATATTGGAGCCGCCGCCCAGCACAAAACAGGGCAGTTCATACGTCCAGGCCAGCTCGACGGCATGGATCAGGTCATCTATGCTCTGCACGGTCACAAACAGGTCGGCCGGCCCCCCGACACGCCAGGTGGTGTGCCGCGCCATTAGCTCATCGCGGCGCACCGCCAGGCCTAGGGTCTGCAGTCTCGCCTCCAGTTCCAGCAGGCCGGCCAGCTCAGCCCTGACCATGCCCCACCTCGCGCTCGCGCAGCGCGGCCAGCAGTTCCTCGCCCACGCGGTATCCGTCGCCGGCGCCCAACGTGATGACCACATCCCCGGGCGCTACATGCTCTACCAGATAGCGCCGCACATCCGCCAGCGCGCCGATATACTGCGCCCGGTCGCTCCGCATCATCTCGACCAACTGCGAGGCATGCACACTGCCGTCGTTCACCTCGCGCGCCGCATAAATATCGGTCACGATGACCCTATCTGCATCGCCGAAGCTCTGGGCGAATTCCGCCAGCAGGGCTTTGGTGCGCGAATATGTGTGCGGCTGGAAGACCGCCCAGATGCGCCGGCCCGGGAAGCGCCCCCGCGCCGCGCTCAACGTGGCGTGGATTTCGGTGGGATGATGCGCGTAATCGTCAATGACGGTCACCCCGCCGGCCTCCCCCTTCAGCTCGAACCGGCGCCCCACGCCGGCGTAACTGCCCAGCGCCGCCAGGATGCATCCCTCATCCAGACCCACCTGCATTCCGACAGCAAATGCCGCCAGCGCGTTCAGCACGTTATGATTCCCCGGCACCCGCAGTTCAATCGGCCCGAAGGAATGTCCCTGCCAGTGCGCCCAGAAGCGCTGGCCGCCGGCCGGGCTCCCGCCCGCCAGCTTGGCGCGCCAGTCCGCCACCCCCCAACCGTACGTGAGCATGTGCGGCCGGCCCATGGCGCACTGCTTTTCCGCCTCCAATGCCGCTTCCATGGCCGTCCGGCTCTCCGCGCAGATCAGCCAGACGCCGTCCCCTTGCGTCCGCGCCAGGAACGCGGCGTACGCCTGGCGCACATCCGCTAATGTCGGATAGCAGTCCACATGGTCCAGCTCAATATTGGTCACCACCGCCAGCCAGGGGGTCAGGCCCCAGAACATGCGGTCGTATTCGTCCGCCTCGATGACGAAATACGCACTGCGGCCGGCCCGTGCATTGGTCCCCAGGTTGGCCGTCACTCCGCCGACGATAAAGCCGGGTTCCAGGCCGGCGTTCGTCAGCATCCAGGCGATCATGGCGGTAGTGGTGGTCTTGCCGTGCGTGCCGGCCACCGCGATGACACGCCGGCCGGCCAGCAGTTCGCCCAGGAACTCCGCCCGTTTCCGCACCGGGATGCCCAGCCGGCGGGCCTCCTGGACCTCCGGGTTGTCAGCATGTACCGCCGATGAAACGACCACCACATCCGCCCCGTGTACGTTCTCGGCGCGGTGCCCGATGGTGACCTTTGCGCCCAATGATTCCAGGCCGGCCGTCAGCGCGCTGGCCTGCAGGTCCGAGCCGCTCACCTGCTCCCCCTGCTCCAGCAGGACTTTGGCGATGGCCGAAAGGCCGGTGCCCCCGATGCCGACGAA
Proteins encoded in this window:
- a CDS encoding UDP-N-acetylmuramate--L-alanine ligase, whose amino-acid sequence is MAVEVMRMGKVHFVGIGGTGLSAIAKVLLEQGEQVSGSDLQASALTAGLESLGAKVTIGHRAENVHGADVVVVSSAVHADNPEVQEARRLGIPVRKRAEFLGELLAGRRVIAVAGTHGKTTTTAMIAWMLTNAGLEPGFIVGGVTANLGTNARAGRSAYFVIEADEYDRMFWGLTPWLAVVTNIELDHVDCYPTLADVRQAYAAFLARTQGDGVWLICAESRTAMEAALEAEKQCAMGRPHMLTYGWGVADWRAKLAGGSPAGGQRFWAHWQGHSFGPIELRVPGNHNVLNALAAFAVGMQVGLDEGCILAALGSYAGVGRRFELKGEAGGVTVIDDYAHHPTEIHATLSAARGRFPGRRIWAVFQPHTYSRTKALLAEFAQSFGDADRVIVTDIYAAREVNDGSVHASQLVEMMRSDRAQYIGALADVRRYLVEHVAPGDVVITLGAGDGYRVGEELLAALREREVGHGQG
- a CDS encoding D-alanine--D-alanine ligase, giving the protein MAERRAKLRVGVIFGGRSGEHEISLISARSVIGAMNPGRYEIVPIGITQDGRWVMGESALALLNGGQAERERPAALLADPSRQALLELAPAGERECVLQSLPLDVVFPVLHGPYGEDGTIQGLLELANLPYVGAGVLASAVAMDKAVAKAVFRAHGLPVAPYMVVKRRAWEADPAGVAAEIERVIGYDCFVKPACLGSSVGITKAHHRAELEKALRVAAAYDRKIVVEKAVPAREIEVSVLGNDAPIASVPGEIVPCREFYDYRAKYVEGRSELLIPAPLSDTLAERIRELAVRAYTAIDCAGMARVDFLLDRETNEPYVNEVNTIPGFTSISMYPKLWEASGISYTELIDRLIDLALERHADKNRSLTRYAPELEE
- the ftsA gene encoding cell division protein FtsA, with product MGTTKVCTLVAEALSGEELRVVGMGTVPARGMQKGSVVNVEEASQAIQASLAEAERMSGVKIEQAVVSLSGVQIASVNSRGSTIVSRSARGIGKDDVDRAMEAALGIALSASHELVHSVPRSFTVDGQDGIRNPIGMFGHRLEVEAHLVTAPASAMANLMKCVRAAGVQVEGVIFQALAAGEAILTPEERESGVVVVDIGGGTTDVAIFLEGSVWHSAVIGIGGQLITRDLVICLQMPAPAAEELKLRCGYADPSDVMEGEMVEIEGFGDQPRRSIPRKLLAEIIGDRVEQIFTRVGEEITRSGYAGLLPAGVVLCGGTAQLGGIRAVARRVLHMPVRVGTPRGVRGLMDVVTNPAYACGVGLLQWANRYGAHVDGRRRPGDEGTWRGWLREWVSRILPS
- a CDS encoding FtsQ-type POTRA domain-containing protein; the encoded protein is MTAARGTGHRTRTAAANAGRRPRAGARRSSRSQARGAMRNYSTTAAGTGRLRVHRLTRARWRFLLPKACAWVLLLAAAGLLAYMFISADFYVWDVEVEGARWVRGQDLLQAAGLEGLSIFYADPVAIARRLESLPQIARAEVSCDLPARVRVLVTERTPAAIWQNHEVQYWVDQEGVLFPRLGELENPLIIVEQDGPVRAAGDRVEARVVEAAGRLAELIPGVRIVGYSSTDGLFFDIPQGYRVLTRPERDMEVVAAALQALLDKLSREGISARVLDLRYESRAYWR
- the murB gene encoding UDP-N-acetylmuramate dehydrogenase, which encodes MVRAELAGLLELEARLQTLGLAVRRDELMARHTTWRVGGPADLFVTVQSIDDLIHAVELAWTYELPCFVLGGGSNILVGDGGIRGLVVHNRACAISIEVAGQRFPLEKAPADMQEAVLYLESGAALPAAARRLIELGWDGLTWAADIPGTIGGAVVQNAGAFGECLADRVIEVEWMDPAGRLGAWLREECGFGYRSSRLRGRRDIIVLGLRMQVERREPAELRARHAELASLRRSRQPAGPSAGSVFCNPAGGYAGKLIEEAGLKGRRIGGAHISERHANFIVNDAGATAQDILRLIELVRESVRRTHGVELELEIELVGEFA